A segment of the Capricornis sumatraensis isolate serow.1 chromosome 8, serow.2, whole genome shotgun sequence genome:
TCCGTGGACTTGATGTGGAGGATGCTGGACAGGATGAGACCATAAGAGACAAAGATGGTGAGACTGGGCACAGTGATGTTGATGCCTGCCATGATGAAAGCTACCAGCTCAATGACGTAGGTACTTGTGCAGGAGAGCTGGAGCAGAGGGTGGATGTCACAGAAATAATGGTTGATGGAGTTTGCTTCACAGAACGTCAGTCTCAGCATGCATCCAGTGTGAGCCATGGCACCAGAAAATGCCATCAAGTAGGAACCAAGCATAAGGCTGGAGCACACTTTAGGGGACATGGCAGTATTATACAAGAGTGGgttacagatggccacatagcggtcataggccattgaTGTCAGCACATAGCATTCAGAAACgacaaaaaaacagaagaagtaGAGCTGGGTCATGCACCCCATGTAAGAGATAATATTCTCCTTCGATAAGAAATCTATCAGCATTTTGGGTGTAAATACTGAAGAATAACAGAGGTCTGTGAAGGACAagttaaagaggaaaaagtacatgggggtgtgtaGATGTGAATTTATCCCAATTAGGATTATCAGGCTCAAATTTCCTATCACAGTGACCATATACATTAatagaaacaggaaaaacaagGGAACTTGGAGATCCAGTTGGTCTGTTAACCCCACCAGGATGAAAGCAGTCACAAAAGACCCATTCCCAGGAGCCATTCTTCCCTAAGAGAATCTGTGGACACAGGAGAGAAGATTTACACTGGGGAACAGCTCAGTCCTTCTGACAATATCTCATCCTACAAGAGAGTATACATACTGAGCATGTCTGAGACTAGGCCAACCCGGGCCCATAGAATCGCCTTTACCATGGGCTTTCCCTTTCTAGAGTCTTGACAAgctaaataaaacaaagatcatcacAAACAGCCTACAGAGAGAAGGCAATGCTGCCATATGGATACATGCCTGCTAGAAAAACGAAGGGGTAAAAGAGAGGGATCAAGTTAGGAAGTCCTTCTCTAACTTCACCTTTTCTTCATTCACTTGAGCCTTCTCTTCATCAGCAAAATTGTAGGCAGAGACCCCAGCTACATGGTGCTGGCTTCTGGTGCAGATTAGGTCTGGTGTGAGTTGGAAGCAAGAAGATTGTCTCTAACCAAAGACTAAGGGACCGAAGGTTAGAGGAGGTTTAGTCATTGCCCAAGTAGAAGAGTGAGAGTCTGTCCATAGAAAAGGAACTTACTGACTGAGATACTTCTGCACCTCCCCACCTCTGAACACTCTTTGATCCCCTTCAGTATAGTCTCCTAAGAGTTTCACTTGAATCTCATGACTGCACAaaatggtggggagagggggagacaGGAAAGTGGCAGATCTGATGTCAACAGAATTCAGGAACTCACCCTTATGTGGCCAGAAACTTTAGAGCTCTGCCTTGGTGTTTGTCCTGGAAAGGCAGTGTCCAGTCTGAGGCTCTGGTTCATTTGATTCTAAAATGAAAAGTCTGAGCAGCCCAGACTTAATTTCAGATATGCCCCGGAAATCTTTCTGAACTACAAATATTGACTTCTAATTATGACTTTGAGTCTTCTCACTCAGCAAGGAAAATTTCACAGCGTTGTTATCAGGTTTGCCACTTGATAATAAACGGAAGATGGACTGTGAGTTTAATGATGTCGCGCACTTGGTTATAAACAGGGTGGAAGCTTGCTCAGTCTCTCCCCAGGGAATAGATTCTATATGTAAAAAAGAAGTAAGGGAGTTACATTTACCATGTTCTCTATCTAGGTCCTTAGGGACTCAATATTTTAATCCAGTTTACACATCACTCCAGGGATTGTACATCCCCCAAGGAAGAGGCAAAAGTAAGCTCCCATCTTCCTATCATCTTCATCACTTTAGAAAAATCTATTGTACAGgttctttctctgtgtcttccCAGATCCTAAGAGGAAGTTTTCCAGAGTCTACCTATGGGTTTCTTCACATCTCTACTTGAAATTTTACAAAGCCTCTAGTAATTCACTTCACTTTTTGTCTCTCAACAAGTAATTATCTCAAAAAAAATGCTAAATGCCTTTCTCCCTActaaattttttacattttaaacaccTACTGTAAATATCTACCTGAGGTTCCAGCTGGGTCCTTAACTGTATTATTTCATTAACTGAGGTCATCAACCATTTCTCATAGTAGAAAAGAGTGGGGGCTATAGAGTTAGAGGGTATGAGTTTGAGGCCTACCCCCATGCTTACTAACTTGGACACAGTGATTAACTCTCCATGCCTCAGATTCataattcctaaaatattgatgatAATAATAGCATCTCCTTCATTGGGTTATCTtgatgattaaatgaaaaaacatacaaaaacaaaatGGTTAGAAGAGTACCTGGCATGTAGTATACAGTCAAATAATGCCAGCTGTCTTCATATATGTTATCCAAAGTTTCTGTGGATCCTCCATCATAACACTcaccatttttctctttaattcctGTGTCTccttataaattataaatgaggACTAACATCTCTTCTGTCTTATTTACCACTTCTCTTGTACTGCTGTGAATAGTACAGGGACCTcacttgtggctcacctggtaaagaatcctcttgcaatgtgagagacctgggttcaatccctgggttgggaagatcctctggagaaggaaatggctgcccactccggtattatactggcctggaaaattccatggactgtgtagtccatgggggtcacaaagagtcagacacgactgagcgactttaactcACACAGTAGGCACTGCATAAATAACTCTGTAAGTTACATTGTTCTCCAGTGAAAGCCTTCCGATTGTTGCTAATGTTTCTCACATGCTCAGCACTAGGGTCTACAGCCACACTGAATTCCATCCTTTTCCCTTAGCCACCACACAAGTTCAGGTACTTTTGAGGTTTTTATTGAACTATATGCTGAAATGTAATGATTCCAGTAACAATTCTAGCTTTTCTCACATAATCCCTCTTATTTGGCCATATACACAACTGGAGGATAAGTTCTGGAAGCACACaactctcccttccttctttaaaAGTTTCAGAGACCTTCAGTTACCCCAGGACACCTGAATCATTGTAATAAAACTATATGGCAGCATTGTAGTAAAAATATAAGTAACTATgaatactgggcatataccctttGAATATCtaactgaaagagacatatgtaccccaatgttcaagacagcactttttacaatagctaggacgtggaagtaacctagatgtccactgacagatgaatggatacagaaatagtggtgcatatatatacaatagaatattactcagctattaaaaaaatgaatgcatttgagtcagtcttaatgaagtggatgaacctagagcctgttatacagagtgaagtaagttagaaagagaaagacaaatattgtgcaTTAACACatcatatggaatctagaaagatggtactgacgaACCtcttttcagggcagcagtggagatgcagacatgggAACAGACTTGttgacacagtaggggaaggagagggtgggacaaattgagagaaacATGGAAATATACACATTACCGTATGCAGAAtagatatattttacataaaataaaacattacctTTTTCATTCCTGACTGCTGTAAATGGTTATCTGAGGTTTTCTGTCCTTAGGAACTGAGATCAAAAGACAGTCTCTCTTTACCATGTTTTCTTAAGACTAAATTGAGAAGATAGAGACAATGGTGAGAGAAGCATTTTCCTAGTCTTCTTTTCTGAGAAACAAAGGAATCTACCAGACAAAATCCTCTCCAGCACTTTCAATAAaggtttattaaataaatgagtaaCTTACTGAACCTGAAATTCACAAAGTCCAAATGTCCTTGAGAAAGCTTCACAGGAGTTCTGGACATACCTTAGTCAAAAATCTCACAACCTTACTGTTTCTGGATTCATCATCATTCACTTTTTTCTACTTAAAACCTTATACTCTCTGAAAATAAGCTGGAGCATGACAGAATGAATTATAGGGTTGAACAATTTTTGTCCAACCCAATAATTTCCTACTTTCTATGAAAGGATGAATGGCTGATTCTCCTCTTCTTTATACTGTCTTTCCTTATAAAGTGGTTTTCATAAAaaactttgcttctctttttatttaaatcacctgcttttttattttaattcctttctcttttctccatatcatCATACATTGTGTGCCCTTACTAAAATTTGACATCAATAGCTAACACAATTTCTATTCAGACCACCCTTTTCCTCAAAGTCTTACTCAGTGCAACTTGGACATCTTTGTTCCTCAAACTGTAGATGAAAGGATTCACCATTGGCCCCACAATTGTGTAAAAAACTGTGGACACTTTATCTTCATCCAGAGACCCAGCAGGAAAAGGCTTAAGATACATGAATGTTGCTGatccaaagaaaagagaaaccacaATTATGTGGGAGCTGCAGGTACCGAAGGCTTTGGACCTGCCCTCTGTAGAATGGATGCGAAGGATGTTCAAGAGGATCAAGGTGTAAGAAATGGAGATGGTGACACTGGGCACTATGACATTGACACCCACCACAATGAAAATCTCCAGCTCATTGATGGAGGTGCTTGTGCAGGAGagctggaggagaggaggaatgTCACACATGTAGTGATTGATGATGTTTCCATCACAGAAGGAGAGTCGCAGCATGCACCCAGTGTTGGCCATGGCACCCACAAGCCCCATCACGTATACACCCACTGTCAGCATGAGGCAGACCTGATGGGACATGGAGACCTTGTACAGCAGGGGCTTACAGATGGCCACGTATCGGTCATAGGCCATTGACGTCAAAATATAGCACTCATCAATaacaaagaaggagaagaagcagAGCTGAGTCATGCACTCTGCATAAGGGATGATGTTCTGGCTTACAAAACTCATCAGCATTTTAGGAGCAATGACAGAGGAGTGGCAGAGATCAGTGAAGGAAAGGTTGACGAGAAAGTAGTACATGGGAGTGTGCAGGTGAGGGTTCAGACCAATAAGAATAATCAAGCCAACGTTCCCCACCACAGTGACCACATAAAttgctaagaaaatgaaaaagagaggcAGCTGGAGTTCTGGCTGCTGTGTTAAACCCAGCAGGATAAACTCGGTCACTGAAGATTCATTCCCTGGGGCCATTCTTCCCTAGGGCATACCTGTGGGAACAGGACAGAGGGTAACGTTAAAATGAGTACCCTGATCTCTCCACCCAATCCCACTCTAATGAGGCTGAGACCCAGAATGCGAGAAGGAACCCCAGCCCACtcctctgtatctttttttcttcttcttcttctttgtataaaagctgagagaatttttaaagatgtgtATTAAAAACACTACCGGGCAAGTTCTATAGGGTAAGATTCAATGACCCTGAACCTCATGACAACAGCATCTCTGCTCCACTTCTGCCCTGACAGTTTACCAGGCCCACCCAACGATCAGTGGTCATCTCAGCAGAGAGAAAGCTGTCATTTCAGGGGATCATTGGCTTCCACAGATGAGGTTTGGAAGATAAGTAACTGGACagataaaattcaacactcacCCTTCTGCACAGAGACTTCAGTGTTGGGGCTTGCTAACTCTGCTTTCTTATTCTCAAGTGGTTCTGATGAATTTTAGAGATGAACATCCCAGAACAGAGATTCTTCttctttgctatttttgtttgtttgttttgagtgtGTTTTGGACTGAGAGAGTCAGAGCACAGACCTCAGTACACCAGGCTCTAAGGTGACATGAGTTACAGGTCATGATTTCTGATGGTGGCTCTGCCAGAGTGTCCTCTCCAGGCTAGGGGGTGGAAATAGCATCTGCTGGTGCCCAGGGAGCCACCTGCTAATATGACCCAGGGGTTATTGTGAATTGGGAAATCCTAGGGACTTGATTAAGAAGTTTTAGGTTTTCATTGTGTTTTCTCCAGAGATATGATttgtaagaaagagaaattaccCAGTCTGCATTTAAGCCAAGTTCTCTAGAATAACAGTGTGTATTGGAAGTAACCCATTTTGCATACATTTTAGTTTGTTGCCAAATGGAGCACATCCTCAAATGGAAAAGCAGTGACTTTTCCTGCATCCACAGCTCTTAAGAAACACTAgtcacttatttgtttatttggtgtGTCTTCTCacaacacaaacacatacattcaTACATTCACATGCATTTGAACCTAAGTTCCATAAGGGCAgagattttgtctgttttgttcagtaCTGTTTTAGTAGCAATTTAGAGTACAACCACGCATATACAGTAGGTATTAAATAAATActcatttaataaaaaatgaatgaatgagaaccCCTTTTCCTTATTTCCCTAGGGACCAAGACTGGATACCACAAGAGAAGTACTGCCCCATGGGCAAAGGCTTATATAGTATCAGTGATTTTCCTCGTAGGCCTAAGTGTGGGACTGGACAAACACCAGTGAGGTAAGTGAAGGTCATCGGTAAACTCTTAGTGGCCATCTATAAGCCTTGTAGATCAAAGTTACTGAACTCAGAGAAAATACAAGTTTCTATCCTCCCTGAATGTCACACAGACGACTTCTACGGCTCTTACAGAGGCCCCAGTGCCTCTTCTTGGCAGTCTGCAGCATAGACTCAGATCAGAAAGCAGATTCGGATCAGTACAGGAAGCATCCAAATGCTCAAATCAAGGTCAGCTCATTAGGGAGATCATTAGGAACCATTCAAAATCATTTCTTATTTGACACAGGTTTGAAATAATCAAAATGCTGACTCAGAAGGAGTAATAATGTGGGCACAGGCAGGACAGACTAGAGTaagaaagactggaggcaggtcAGTGATAGGAGGCTGTTACaattgtcagtcagttcagttcagttgctcagtcagtctgttcgactctttttgaccccatgaatcacagcacgccaggcctccctgtccatcaccaactcccggagtttactcaaactcatgtccattgagttggtgatgccatccattcatctcatcctctgtcatccccttctcctcctgctttcaatctttcccaacatcagggtcttgtcagctcttcacatcaagtggccaaaatattggagtttcagctccaacatcagtccttccaaagaacacccaggactgattgccttcagaacggactggttggatctccttgcagtccaagggactctcaagagacttatccaacaccacagttcaaaagcatcaattcttcggtgctcagctttctttatagtccaactctcacatccatacatgaccacaggaaaaaccatagccttgactatattgagctttgttgacaaagtaatctctctgctttttaatatgctgtctaggttggtcataacttttcttccaaggagtaagcgtctttttatttcctggctgcaatcaccatctgcagtgacactggagcccaagaaaataaagtctgtcactgtttccactgtttctccatctatttgccatgaagtgatggaaccagatgccgtgatcttagttttctgaatgttgagcttta
Coding sequences within it:
- the LOC138083094 gene encoding olfactory receptor 8B3-like, which translates into the protein MAPGNGSFVTAFILVGLTDQLDLQVPLFFLFLLMYMVTVIGNLSLIILIGINSHLHTPMYFFLFNLSFTDLCYSSVFTPKMLIDFLSKENIISYMGCMTQLYFFCFFVVSECYVLTSMAYDRYVAICNPLLYNTAMSPKVCSSLMLGSYLMAFSGAMAHTGCMLRLTFCEANSINHYFCDIHPLLQLSCTSTYVIELVAFIMAGINITVPSLTIFVSYGLILSSILHIKSTEGRSRAFSTCSSHIIAVSLFFGSGAFVYLKSSSTGSLDEGKISSVFYTNVVPMMNPLIYSLRNKDVKNALRKTLRRREY